The Thermacetogenium phaeum DSM 12270 genome segment GGTCCCCCCCGCAGCAAGCACCTCGTCGTCGGGGTGAGGGCTGACCACCAGCAGGCGCAGCCGCGGTCCGCCTAAGTCGAGCGGTTTCAAACCGGTATTCAGTAGCGCAGAAAAAACCAGGGCGAACGCCCCCTCCGTTGGGTCCGTCAGAATTTTTTCACCACCGGCAGAACGTAAAGGCCAGGCAGGCCGGCGGGTTCAATCCTCCGCCATGAAAATACATCAAGTTAACCCGCCGGTCTGCCGCTCGAGTCCCGATTCCAGGCCGGACAGGACGACGGCTCGCTTCGGGACAGCTCTGAGATGCTGCGTAACAAGTTGCGAACTGCTTCTGCCAATCGCAGCGTTTGGCCTCGCTGCAAATCCATTCCATCGAAACTCATAAGGTGTCTGTACTCGCATCCCGACCTGTCATCCTCGCTTCGCCTGTCCTGTTACCCGGCCTTCCATGGGTCGCTCGCCGGTAGACCCGTCGGGTATTTTCATACTCTGTTGGTGCCGCCGGAGGCGGCGTGAGGGTCTGCCGGGAAGATGTGAATAACCCCATCAAAAGAACCTCTCCCTCCGGGGTTGAAATTCCCGAGAAATCGTGATAGCATCATACTTGGCTTGATTTTTCCGCACCAAAGGGGGTGAGAAAATGGCAAACACCAAATCGGCAATCAAAAGAGCAAAAACCGCCAGGAAACGGCAACTGCGCAACGCCTCCTACAAGTCGGCCATGAAGACCGCCATCAAGAAGTTCGAGGCAGCTCTGGCGGCAGGGGACAGGGAAAACTTAGAGGCAACCTACAGAAAGGCAATCCGCCTGATCGATAAGGTCGCCACAAAAGGAGTTATTCACCCCAATACCAGAGACCGGAAAAAGTCCAAGCTGGCACGGAAGCTGAACCAGGCTCTGGCCTGATGACGAATAACTTCAGCAAGAACCCCTTTCAGATCAAGGGGTTTTTTATTTCAGCGGCAGATCTCGGCAAGGAGCGACTCCAGAAGCAGAACCGGTTCCCCCTGCCCCTGTTTCACCGCCCGGTCGATCTCCAGGAGGGAATCGAGGGCTCTTTCCAGTTCGGGGAGGGTGAAGAACCGGACCTGCTGCTGCAGCTTCTTGCCGGCATAGGGGTGAACCCTCATCACCTCTGCCAGAGCGGCGGGAGAAACCCCCTCTTTCAGAAGCCAGGCCGCCTCCAGCAGCTGAAGAAAATGCCGGGAAAGGAGGGCTAAAAGGCGTACGGGAGACTCCCCTTGACCGATCAAGTCTCTCAGGATCTCCCCGGCCATCCCCCTTTTTCGGGCGGCAACCGCGTCCACCAGATCAAAGATGCTGCGCCCGATGCTGCGGCTGCCCACCTGCTGCAGGGCAGCAGTGCTGATTTCCCGCACCCGCGGCCCCAGGTAAAGAGAGACTTTTTCCAGTTCATGGCTGATGAGCGCCGGGTTGTCCCTACACGAAAAACGCAGATACTCCGCAGCGGTGCGGGTGAGCCTTTTCTGGCGCGACTCCGCCTCCGCCTGCATCCACCTTTCCAGCTCTCTTCCCTTGAGCGGGGCACACTCGACCACCCAACCGCTCTCCGCAAGCCGGTGCACCAGGCCGTCATCTTTTTTCAACCTGTGCCGGAAGACAAAAACAGCCAGCAAGCGGGGGTTCTTGATCCCCTGATAAGACTCCAGGGCAGCGGGGGAAGGGGAATCGACAACCACCATGCGCCCTCCACCCACCAGAGGAAGGGTAGTCAGGGAGATGCCGACATCCGCAGCCGGAGAGTCCTCATCCCACTCCAGGTACTCAACTGACCCCCAACACTCCTCCAGCTTTCTCCGGGCCAGCCTGATTAATTCTCGTACCAGAAACCACTCCTCTCCGTGGAGGAACATAAAAGGGGGTATTTTTCCTTCCTGAAGAGCCTTCCTGGCTTGATAGTAGCTGAAAACCGGCAATTCCGGCCCCTCCCCAGCTGAAGAAATAAACGGCGACGATCAGCAAATGGCAAAGAATTGCCCTTAAAATAATTCTACCTCCAAGCGAAATCCCCTCTATTAACCATTATCGTCCATATCGTCTAGCATCTTCAAGAAGGCCGCTGAAAGTTCTCCAAACCCCAACTGCCGGGTAGACCGGTCGATGAATTTGTAAAGCCTCTGCCTCTCATCGCTGCTCATCCCGGAGGTCATCTCTTTGATCAGGCCGAGGATCTCCCCCTCCTCCGGTAGATCCGCCTTCGGCAACAACTGTTGAAGACGGGCCAGGGCGGCCGCCTGCTCTCCGGACTGCACAGCCCCCGGAGGTGTTTTCACTCGTGCTTCAGGCTCCGGGAAGTCACCGCCTTCCTGGATCTTTCTCAGCATGGCCAGTAATTCCCCAACGTCCATCATTTATTAACCTCCCGTAAGGTCACCAAATTTTATTTTAAGTTATGCCTCCCGGGGCTGATGTTTGACTTATCTCAAAAATAAAATTGCTGGGCGGCTACCGACCGGCAAGGTGAGCTGTAGAACGGAGATGAAGGTGTGGCCCCCCTACCCCCGGCAAAACCGGGTATCAGAAGCCTTCGCCAGTCTCAGGTGGCAGAGGGGATGCTCCGTTTGCTGGGGGTATCCCTATGCAGCCCGGCAGGAAGGGCTAGCCAGGGAACGGCGCAAGTGAGATAATACTCAATGTGAGGTGAAACACCGGTGTGGATGCCTTTTATCTGGCTGGCCGCAGGCGCCCTGATCGCCCCGCACATCAAGGGATGGTCGGAACGCCTGCTCAACTATCCCCTCTTTCTGCTGCTCTTCGGGCTCGGCACCAGGATAGGGCTTAACCAGGAACTGCTGTCATCCATCCCCCGACTCGGCCTGACCTCCCTCGTCATCTGTCTCTTTTCCTCTGCGGCAAGCATCGGCCTGGTTGTTCTCTGGGGTTCGCTGTTCTCGGACGCCGACAGGGGTTCCAGAGCTGGCGGCAGGAGCTCTCAGGGGCAGGATCTGCGGCGAGAGCTGCTCTCCATCCTGGCGGTGGTTGCTTTTCTGGGAACCGGCATGGCCACCGGCTGCCTGTTGCGCCCCCCGGAGCAGCTGGTTTTACCGTTAATCAACCTGTCCCTGATCGCAATCTATGTGAGCGTGGGTGTGGGCTTGAAAGACGGCATCACGGGGCTGAAAAACATACCTGGTAAATCCCTTTACATCTTCCTTCCTCTGGTCATTACAGCGGGCAGCATCATCGGAGGAGTTCTGGCGGGTTTTCTGACCCACTCTAATCTCCGCCTCAGCGGTGCAATCGGAGGGGGAATGGGGTATTATTCCCTGACCATGGCCCTGGTATCACAGAATTCCGGAGTCGAGATGGGGTTCATCGCCTTTCTGGCCAACTTCATCAGGGAGGTGTTGACCTTTTTGCTCAGCCCCCTGCTGGTCAGAATCTCCAGCCTTGCCCCCATCGCCCTCGGCGGAGCAACGACCATGGATACCACCCTGGCCATGATGAAGCGCTGCCTAAATGAAGAGCATGCCCTCCTGGCCTTCTGCAACGGAGCAGCGCTGACCCTGATCACCCCATTTCTGCTCATCTTACTGCTCTAGCCCTCTTATCTGCAGCCTCTTCCCATCCGTCCTGAAGGTTATCGTTCCTGCTTCATCGGTGCGGAGCACTCGAGCCCCCCTTTCCTCCCAGAAGCGGATGGTGGAAAGGGCAGGGTGGCCGAAGGAATTGCGGCCGACGCTGATCACCACCACCTGAGGTCGGACGGCGTCGGCAAACTCCGGGCAAGTACTGTAGGGGCTGCCGTGATGGGGAGCCTTCAAGACGGTAGCCGCCAGGCCACCCTGCAGGCGGCCCTCCTTTGCTGCAGCCACCAGGCCGGCCATGCCTTCCTGCTCCAGGTCCCCTGTCAGCAGGAATGAGACCTCCCCGTAGACCAGGTGCAGCACCAGAGAATTGTTGTTGAGATCGCTGCGCGTTCCCCTGTAAAGCCGCTCCGGAGGGCCGAGCACTGCAATCCTCAAAGCGGGATCGAGCTTGATCTGCGCCCCGGCCCTGATCTGATAAACAGGTATCCCTTTTTCCCGCAACAGACGTTGCACCTCGAGAGTTAAAGGTGTTGGATGTTCCAGAGGCGGAACGACAAATCCCCCCACCTGAACGTTCCTTAATACGGCAGGTATCCCTCCCAGATGGTCTTCATGGGGGTGGGAATTCACGACCAGGTCGAGGCGGCGGATCCCTGCGCGCCAGAGGGCGGGAACCACGATCTCCCTGCCGGGATCGAATGTCGAGCTGCCGTAGGTAGGGCTCCCCCCGGCATCGATCAGCATGCTGCGCCCGCCCGGCGTCCGCACCAAAACGGCGTCCCCCTGTCCGACGTCGAGAAAAGTCACCTCGAGCTGCTGTGATCGGTACCCCGGCACCCAACACATGAAAAGCAGGCACAGCACCAGGCCGCAGAAGAAAGGCAGCGTCCAGCGGGAGGGAAAAGAGCGAAAGCGGAAATGAGGGAAAGAAACCGTAAAACCGTGCTGAAGGCTCCAGCCGAACAAAACCAGCAGCAGGAACCAGACGGCAACAACCCACCAGGGAGAATGCGGAACGGCAAAGGCCGCACCGGGAATACCCGCCGCCAGCCGGACAAGCCACTTAATGGGATAGGAGAGCGCCCCCGCAGAGACCAAGAAGGGGCTGCCAGCGGCAGGGGCAGCCAGGGCCAGAACCGCACCGGCGATCCCCAAAAATAAGGCCAGCCCCGCCAGAGGCACAACCAGAACGTTGGCAAACAGCCCGAGAACTGCCACCTGCTGAAAATAGAGAGCAGTCAAAGGGAGGGTTGCGAGCTGAGCGGCCACGGGCACCGTTACCACCTCCCGCAATAGAGGAGGAAACGGCAGCTTGTCTCCTAAAGGAGCCGCCAGGTAGAGGATTCCCCAGGTGGCGGCAAAAGAGAGCTGAAACCCAGGCTCGAAAAGGGCAGCCGGGTCGGCAAGGAGAACGGCCAGAGCAGCCAGCGCCAGGGAAGCGGTATGATCCTTGCGCTGCCGGCAGTAGTGGGCACCAAGACCTACAGTGGCCATCACCGCTGCCCTGGTCACGGGCGGGGCAAAGTCGATCACTGCTGCGTAACCCCAGACACCGGAAGCAACGAGGAGAAAGGAGGCGCCGCGGCCGAGCCGCAGTATTCCCGACAGAGCAAGCAAAAAAGCAAAAATAAAGCCCATGTGGAGGCCGGAAACGGAGAAAAGGTGCATCACCCCGGTGCGCTGGTAGATCTCCCTGTCGTCGGCTGTGATACCCTCCCGGGAACCGAAAAGGATCCCTTCCAGAAAGAGCGACTGGTCCCGAGGCAGGGCTTCTCTGATTCCATCCGCCAGGCGCAGACGTGCCAGTGCCGGCCCTCTTTTTAACAGGTAGTACAAACCTTTTTCCCTTTCGGGGAGAACCTGTGGCAAATACAACGCCCGCAATTCGGCCAAAATCCCCCGCCGAGCCAGGTAGGATCTGTAATCGAACTCCCCCTCATCCTGCGCCGTCGAGGGCAGCCTCAGTGTGCCCTCAGCCCTTACTCTGTCCCCCGGCAGAATTCCCGCACCCTCAGCAGAAAAGCTCTGTGCTGCCTTCTCAAGGGAAAAATCCTCTTTCTCGGAATAAAACACAACCTGAATTTTTCCCGGCCCCCGCCATTCTTCCGCACCCAGCACCACAACAGGATCATCGAGCACCAGGACCACCCGGTTGGGGTAGAAGGCAGGCGCGGCCGCAACAACGCCTTCTACTCTCACGTAATGATCAACAAAGGACTCCAGTGAAGGAGGGAAGGGTACCTTCCCCATCCCTACCCAGGAGCACCCCATGGCCATAAAAAAAAGGGGTAGGAAGTAATAAGAACCCCTTTTCCCCTTCAGGTAAGACCATACTCCCCCGACCAGGAAAACCAGAGCGGCTACCAGAGCCATCGGAGGAGTAGAGGTGTTGCAACAAAACTCGCCCAGAACAACCCCTACTGCAAAAGCACAGGCAACAACGACGACAGGCGACACCCAGGCCCCCTCCCTCTTCCAGGACTATTCTCCATCTCTGCGGAAAATCCTTGTAGAAGGGAACCGGCCGTTAGCCGCCGTTATTGTGGGCGCTC includes the following:
- a CDS encoding lysine exporter LysO family protein, whose amino-acid sequence is MPFIWLAAGALIAPHIKGWSERLLNYPLFLLLFGLGTRIGLNQELLSSIPRLGLTSLVICLFSSAASIGLVVLWGSLFSDADRGSRAGGRSSQGQDLRRELLSILAVVAFLGTGMATGCLLRPPEQLVLPLINLSLIAIYVSVGVGLKDGITGLKNIPGKSLYIFLPLVITAGSIIGGVLAGFLTHSNLRLSGAIGGGMGYYSLTMALVSQNSGVEMGFIAFLANFIREVLTFLLSPLLVRISSLAPIALGGATTMDTTLAMMKRCLNEEHALLAFCNGAALTLITPFLLILLL
- the holA gene encoding DNA polymerase III subunit delta, whose product is MPVFSYYQARKALQEGKIPPFMFLHGEEWFLVRELIRLARRKLEECWGSVEYLEWDEDSPAADVGISLTTLPLVGGGRMVVVDSPSPAALESYQGIKNPRLLAVFVFRHRLKKDDGLVHRLAESGWVVECAPLKGRELERWMQAEAESRQKRLTRTAAEYLRFSCRDNPALISHELEKVSLYLGPRVREISTAALQQVGSRSIGRSIFDLVDAVAARKRGMAGEILRDLIGQGESPVRLLALLSRHFLQLLEAAWLLKEGVSPAALAEVMRVHPYAGKKLQQQVRFFTLPELERALDSLLEIDRAVKQGQGEPVLLLESLLAEICR
- the rpsT gene encoding 30S ribosomal protein S20; the encoded protein is MANTKSAIKRAKTARKRQLRNASYKSAMKTAIKKFEAALAAGDRENLEATYRKAIRLIDKVATKGVIHPNTRDRKKSKLARKLNQALA
- a CDS encoding DNA internalization-related competence protein ComEC/Rec2, with amino-acid sequence MSPVVVVACAFAVGVVLGEFCCNTSTPPMALVAALVFLVGGVWSYLKGKRGSYYFLPLFFMAMGCSWVGMGKVPFPPSLESFVDHYVRVEGVVAAAPAFYPNRVVLVLDDPVVVLGAEEWRGPGKIQVVFYSEKEDFSLEKAAQSFSAEGAGILPGDRVRAEGTLRLPSTAQDEGEFDYRSYLARRGILAELRALYLPQVLPEREKGLYYLLKRGPALARLRLADGIREALPRDQSLFLEGILFGSREGITADDREIYQRTGVMHLFSVSGLHMGFIFAFLLALSGILRLGRGASFLLVASGVWGYAAVIDFAPPVTRAAVMATVGLGAHYCRQRKDHTASLALAALAVLLADPAALFEPGFQLSFAATWGILYLAAPLGDKLPFPPLLREVVTVPVAAQLATLPLTALYFQQVAVLGLFANVLVVPLAGLALFLGIAGAVLALAAPAAGSPFLVSAGALSYPIKWLVRLAAGIPGAAFAVPHSPWWVVAVWFLLLVLFGWSLQHGFTVSFPHFRFRSFPSRWTLPFFCGLVLCLLFMCWVPGYRSQQLEVTFLDVGQGDAVLVRTPGGRSMLIDAGGSPTYGSSTFDPGREIVVPALWRAGIRRLDLVVNSHPHEDHLGGIPAVLRNVQVGGFVVPPLEHPTPLTLEVQRLLREKGIPVYQIRAGAQIKLDPALRIAVLGPPERLYRGTRSDLNNNSLVLHLVYGEVSFLLTGDLEQEGMAGLVAAAKEGRLQGGLAATVLKAPHHGSPYSTCPEFADAVRPQVVVISVGRNSFGHPALSTIRFWEERGARVLRTDEAGTITFRTDGKRLQIRGLEQ